One genomic region from Halococcus qingdaonensis encodes:
- a CDS encoding RDD family protein, with protein sequence MSRLALFGAIHFDRRSKVADELSAFVASEDAEAVFVEWPEHPLSRLTALRALLAVPLLVLGGIALDLVRAPYYLLFNRRLDSTEHIVAAQLDCPVHTVDRHPWTLMATAGPLAIVLNWVALLAFLAIAPLATGITIAALLVAGVAIRVITRWDRTGGVLAGAVALVVLIGGSVVVDPFLGGFALALTALPVATAAALAVSTNTTVTVATRIPVLVVVVAMALAAESLVGWFVLTAFLAFSMFVTRTLDTRNEHMAKRIATITDEEGYDAAVLVTGMAHLSGMVDHASAAELTVERAYLPRWLRAPGRIEEISPAEAGESVATTDTVSTELGSAGARAAASVVDFVALGVLGWIPAFALGAVTRTLFDDFLVGVIAGIVLTPLAYYVLLEARYGRTLGKQLEGLIVADADGPPASLRACLLRNLLRPVDFIVFYLLGFVLVLVTDRDQRLGDLVAGTEIRVRR encoded by the coding sequence ATGAGCCGTCTCGCCCTGTTCGGTGCGATCCATTTCGATCGCCGCTCGAAGGTCGCCGACGAGCTGTCGGCGTTCGTCGCGAGCGAGGATGCAGAGGCGGTGTTCGTCGAGTGGCCCGAACACCCGCTCTCGCGGCTGACGGCGCTGCGCGCGCTGCTCGCCGTCCCGCTGCTCGTCCTCGGCGGGATCGCCCTCGATCTCGTCCGTGCGCCGTACTATCTGCTGTTCAACCGCCGTCTCGATTCGACCGAGCATATCGTCGCCGCACAGCTCGACTGTCCGGTTCACACGGTCGACCGACATCCCTGGACGCTCATGGCCACGGCGGGGCCGCTCGCGATCGTCCTCAACTGGGTGGCGCTGCTCGCATTTCTCGCGATCGCACCGCTCGCCACAGGGATCACGATCGCCGCTCTTCTCGTCGCCGGCGTCGCGATCCGGGTTATCACCCGATGGGACAGGACGGGTGGCGTGCTCGCCGGTGCGGTCGCGCTCGTTGTCCTGATCGGCGGAAGTGTCGTCGTGGATCCATTCCTCGGTGGGTTCGCACTCGCACTCACTGCGCTGCCCGTCGCCACCGCGGCCGCACTTGCCGTGAGCACGAACACGACCGTCACCGTGGCGACCCGCATCCCGGTGCTTGTCGTCGTGGTCGCGATGGCCCTCGCCGCCGAGTCGCTCGTCGGGTGGTTCGTGCTGACGGCGTTCCTCGCCTTCTCGATGTTCGTCACTCGGACGCTCGATACGCGCAACGAACACATGGCCAAGCGGATCGCGACGATCACCGACGAGGAGGGTTACGACGCGGCCGTTCTCGTGACCGGCATGGCCCACCTCTCCGGGATGGTCGACCACGCGAGCGCTGCAGAACTGACCGTCGAGCGGGCGTATCTGCCCCGGTGGCTCCGCGCGCCGGGACGGATCGAGGAGATCTCACCGGCCGAAGCTGGTGAGAGTGTGGCGACGACCGATACCGTCTCCACGGAGCTCGGCTCCGCGGGCGCGCGGGCGGCTGCGAGCGTCGTCGATTTCGTCGCGCTCGGCGTGCTGGGGTGGATTCCCGCGTTCGCGCTCGGCGCTGTGACGCGGACGCTGTTCGACGACTTTCTCGTGGGGGTCATCGCTGGGATCGTTCTCACGCCGCTGGCGTACTACGTGCTGCTCGAAGCGCGCTACGGGCGGACGCTCGGCAAACAGCTCGAAGGGCTGATCGTCGCCGATGCCGACGGACCGCCGGCCTCGCTCCGGGCGTGTCTCCTCCGGAACCTGCTGCGACCGGTCGATTTCATCGTGTTCTACCTGCTCGGGTTCGTTCTCGTGCTGGTGACCGATCGCGATCAGCGCCTCGGCGATCTCGTCGCCGGAACGGAGATCAGAGTGAGACGTTAG